A genomic stretch from Georgenia muralis includes:
- a CDS encoding pyridoxamine 5'-phosphate oxidase family protein encodes METLSRDTCLRLLPSEGTGWVTCADRHGRPALRPVDFVVHEGEVVFRTCYHDKVAEVLQETWVTLGFSALDERHRSGWWVTVTGQARLVGDDLVNPGLPHRECWLEPGAGLLVGVPLADVHGHRLEPSSRVLEGWTSRGRRSAGRRRPLRRHRSERASVGAA; translated from the coding sequence ATGGAGACCTTGTCCCGAGACACCTGCCTCCGGCTCCTGCCCAGCGAGGGGACCGGATGGGTGACGTGCGCCGATCGGCACGGCCGGCCGGCGCTGCGACCCGTCGACTTCGTCGTTCACGAGGGCGAGGTCGTCTTCCGGACCTGCTACCACGACAAGGTCGCGGAGGTTCTCCAGGAGACCTGGGTGACGCTGGGCTTCTCCGCCCTCGACGAACGGCACCGCAGCGGCTGGTGGGTCACGGTCACCGGTCAGGCCCGGCTCGTCGGGGACGACCTCGTCAACCCCGGGCTGCCGCACCGCGAGTGCTGGCTCGAGCCGGGTGCCGGCCTGCTCGTGGGGGTGCCCCTGGCCGATGTCCACGGCCACCGGCTCGAGCCGTCGTCCCGCGTGCTCGAGGGCTGGACCTCGCGCGGTCGCCGGTCGGCGGGCCGGCGGCGGCCGCTGCGTCGTCACCGGTCGGAGAGGGCCTCCGTCGGCGCAGCCTGA
- a CDS encoding YihY/virulence factor BrkB family protein yields MATDQKSRPHEDHPAKPDSPSDIRKPSWKYIARKSAREFVKDQSPDLAAALTYYAVLSIFPGLIALVSILGLVGRAESTTNQLIDIMGSFVPADVGTQIEPIVENLTSNQGAGLGLVIGLLTALWTASNYVNAFSRATNRIYEVEEGRPFWKLRPIMYALTAVLLVLVAVVALLLVVSGPIAEGIGEAIGLGSAALTVWNIAKWPLLLLAVIVIVALLYYFTPNVKQPKFRWISIGAVIAIVVGLVASVAFGLYVANFGKYDATYGALAGVIIFLLWLWIMNLALLFGAEVDAELERGRQLQAGIPAEEEIQLPVRDDAAIKKKAAKEREDLERARALRESAGRTDGQNTDDGDHGHRTDDERAGTHRR; encoded by the coding sequence ATGGCGACCGACCAGAAGAGCCGTCCGCACGAGGACCACCCGGCCAAGCCGGACTCACCGAGCGACATCCGCAAACCGTCGTGGAAGTACATCGCCCGCAAGAGCGCCCGGGAGTTCGTCAAGGACCAGTCCCCGGACCTGGCCGCGGCGCTGACGTACTACGCGGTGCTCTCGATCTTCCCGGGCCTCATCGCCCTGGTGTCGATCCTGGGCCTCGTCGGCCGGGCGGAGTCGACCACCAACCAGCTCATCGACATCATGGGTTCCTTCGTGCCGGCCGACGTCGGCACCCAGATCGAGCCCATCGTCGAGAACCTCACCTCGAACCAGGGGGCGGGCCTCGGTCTCGTCATCGGCCTGCTCACCGCGCTCTGGACGGCCTCGAACTACGTCAACGCCTTCTCCCGGGCGACCAACCGCATCTACGAGGTCGAGGAGGGCCGGCCCTTCTGGAAGCTCCGCCCGATCATGTACGCCCTCACCGCCGTCCTCCTCGTGCTCGTCGCCGTCGTCGCGCTGCTCCTCGTCGTCTCCGGACCCATCGCCGAGGGCATCGGGGAGGCGATCGGCCTGGGGTCTGCCGCGCTCACCGTCTGGAACATCGCCAAGTGGCCGCTGCTGCTCCTCGCCGTCATCGTCATCGTGGCGCTGCTCTACTACTTCACGCCCAACGTCAAGCAGCCGAAGTTCCGTTGGATCAGCATCGGCGCCGTCATCGCGATCGTCGTCGGGCTCGTCGCCTCCGTCGCCTTCGGCCTCTACGTGGCCAACTTCGGCAAGTACGACGCCACGTACGGCGCCCTCGCGGGCGTGATCATCTTCCTGCTGTGGCTCTGGATCATGAACCTCGCCCTGCTCTTCGGCGCCGAGGTCGACGCCGAGCTCGAGCGCGGCCGTCAGCTCCAGGCCGGCATCCCCGCCGAGGAGGAGATCCAGCTCCCCGTGCGGGACGACGCGGCGATCAAGAAGAAGGCCGCGAAGGAGCGCGAGGACCTCGAGCGGGCCCGCGCCCTTCGTGAGTCCGCCGGCCGGACCGACGGCCAGAACACCGACGACGGCGACCACGGCCACCGGACCGACGACGAGCGGGCGGGGACGCACCGCCGGTAG
- a CDS encoding PQQ-dependent sugar dehydrogenase: MRDTSAGTSAARVRPSSPRRAVWLLVPALALGACAPSGPGTAGPATTSAATPGTGETTAEQGAGPSPEVPTATSDDAPDGPVVLASGLHVPWGLALLPDGSALVTLRDRGEVLRVREGAEPVSLGEVPGVFPGGEGGLLGVAVAPGDGDADPLVYLYLTTQRDNRVLRMRLEGDALVEDRVILEGIPRGQNHNGGRLAFGPDGYLYVTTGDAGQARHAQDPASLGGKILRVDGDGRVPPDNPDPGSPVWTLGHRNVQGLAWAPDGRLFASEFGQNTWDELNLIIRGENYGWPTVEGVGGQADFTDPLVQWPTADASPSGIAVADGAVWLAALRGESLWRVPLDGGGDAVGEPQRLLEGEYGRMRTVVADEDGRLWLLTSNTFRGEPAPDDDRLVRLDPADLP, encoded by the coding sequence GTGCGGGACACGTCCGCGGGGACGAGCGCGGCGCGCGTGCGGCCGTCCTCCCCGCGCCGGGCCGTCTGGCTCCTCGTGCCGGCGCTGGCGCTCGGCGCGTGCGCCCCCTCCGGTCCCGGCACCGCCGGCCCGGCGACGACGAGCGCGGCGACGCCGGGGACCGGCGAGACCACGGCGGAGCAGGGCGCGGGCCCCTCCCCCGAGGTGCCCACCGCCACGAGCGACGACGCGCCGGACGGGCCCGTCGTCCTCGCGAGCGGCCTGCACGTGCCGTGGGGGCTCGCGCTGCTCCCGGACGGCTCGGCGCTGGTCACGCTGCGCGACCGGGGCGAGGTGCTGCGCGTGCGCGAGGGGGCTGAGCCGGTCTCCCTGGGTGAGGTGCCCGGTGTCTTCCCCGGGGGCGAGGGCGGGCTCCTCGGTGTCGCCGTCGCGCCGGGTGACGGTGACGCGGACCCGCTCGTCTACCTCTACCTCACCACCCAGCGGGACAACAGGGTGCTCCGGATGCGCCTGGAGGGCGACGCCCTGGTCGAGGACCGGGTGATCCTCGAGGGGATCCCGCGCGGGCAGAACCACAACGGCGGGCGGCTCGCCTTCGGCCCCGACGGCTACCTCTACGTCACCACCGGGGACGCCGGTCAGGCCCGCCACGCCCAGGACCCGGCATCGCTCGGCGGGAAGATCCTGCGGGTCGACGGCGACGGCCGCGTCCCGCCCGACAACCCCGACCCCGGCTCGCCGGTGTGGACCCTCGGGCACCGCAACGTCCAGGGCCTGGCCTGGGCGCCCGACGGTCGCCTCTTCGCCTCCGAGTTCGGGCAGAACACGTGGGACGAGCTCAACCTCATCATCAGGGGTGAGAACTACGGGTGGCCCACCGTCGAGGGGGTCGGCGGGCAGGCGGACTTCACCGACCCGCTCGTGCAGTGGCCGACGGCGGACGCCTCACCCAGCGGCATCGCCGTGGCCGACGGCGCCGTCTGGCTCGCCGCGTTGCGCGGGGAGTCGCTGTGGCGGGTCCCGCTCGACGGCGGCGGCGATGCGGTCGGCGAGCCCCAGCGGCTGCTCGAGGGCGAGTACGGGCGGATGCGCACCGTCGTGGCGGACGAGGACGGCCGGCTGTGGTTGCTGACGTCGAACACGTTCCGCGGCGAGCCGGCGCCGGACGACGACCGGCTGGTCCGGCTCGACCCCGCCGACCTGCCCTGA
- a CDS encoding zinc-dependent alcohol dehydrogenase family protein: MLATTIHAPFDIRLEDVPDPRILRPTDAVVRVTAACVCGSDLWRYRGVVPVADPSRIGHEFVGVVEEVGAEVGTVRPGDFVVAPFAYSCGVCASCRHGVQTSCVVGGYWAGPDREGNMVDGGQGEAVRVPLADGTLVALPEAPSEDLLPSVLTLTDVMGTGHHAAVRGGVHPGSTVAVVGDGAVGLCAVVAARRLGAERVVSFSRHPDRQALARRFGADDVIAARGDEGVAELRDLLGGGADVVLEAVGNLDAMEQAIAATRPGGTVGYVGVPNGIPHLSLRPLFGNNITLAGGVAPVRAYLDELLPEVLGGSIEPGLVFDLSLPLAEVTRAYEAMDRREAVKVMLRP; this comes from the coding sequence GTGCTCGCGACCACCATCCACGCCCCCTTCGACATCCGCCTCGAGGACGTCCCGGACCCGCGGATCCTCCGCCCCACCGACGCGGTGGTGCGGGTCACCGCCGCCTGCGTGTGCGGGTCGGACCTGTGGCGCTACCGCGGGGTCGTCCCGGTGGCCGACCCCTCGCGCATCGGCCACGAGTTCGTCGGGGTCGTCGAGGAGGTCGGGGCAGAGGTCGGCACTGTCCGCCCGGGCGACTTCGTCGTCGCGCCGTTCGCGTACAGCTGCGGGGTGTGCGCGAGCTGCCGCCACGGCGTCCAGACCTCGTGCGTCGTCGGTGGCTACTGGGCCGGCCCGGACCGCGAGGGGAACATGGTCGACGGCGGCCAGGGCGAGGCGGTCCGGGTGCCCCTCGCCGACGGCACGCTCGTCGCCCTCCCCGAGGCGCCCTCGGAGGACCTCCTGCCGTCCGTCCTCACCCTCACCGACGTCATGGGCACCGGTCACCACGCCGCGGTGCGCGGCGGCGTCCACCCGGGATCGACGGTGGCCGTCGTGGGCGACGGCGCCGTCGGGCTCTGCGCCGTCGTCGCCGCCCGCCGCCTCGGGGCGGAACGCGTGGTCTCCTTCTCCCGGCACCCGGACCGCCAGGCCCTGGCGCGGCGCTTCGGGGCCGACGACGTCATCGCCGCCCGCGGGGACGAGGGCGTCGCCGAGCTGCGCGACCTGCTCGGCGGAGGTGCCGACGTCGTCCTCGAGGCCGTCGGCAACCTCGACGCCATGGAGCAGGCGATCGCGGCGACCCGGCCCGGCGGCACGGTCGGCTACGTCGGGGTGCCGAACGGGATCCCGCACCTCTCCCTGCGTCCGCTGTTCGGGAACAACATCACCCTCGCCGGTGGCGTCGCCCCCGTGCGGGCGTATCTCGACGAGCTCCTGCCGGAGGTGCTGGGCGGCTCGATCGAGCCGGGCCTCGTCTTCGACCTCAGCCTGCCGCTGGCCGAGGTCACCCGGGCGTACGAGGCGATGGACCGCCGTGAGGCGGTCAAGGTCATGCTCCGCCCGTGA
- a CDS encoding DUF5655 domain-containing protein: protein MSHGSPGVPADPRTPEEFFAGSATGQAIHDAVAAVVAGLGPHEVRVSRSQVAFRRRRGFAYLWRPERYLRSDVPAVLSVALPEPWDSPRFKESVRLAHLWMHHLEVLSAAEIDDEVRGWLRAAYDAAG, encoded by the coding sequence GTGAGCCACGGCTCCCCCGGCGTCCCGGCCGACCCGCGCACGCCCGAGGAGTTCTTCGCCGGCTCGGCGACCGGCCAGGCGATCCACGACGCCGTGGCCGCCGTCGTCGCGGGGCTGGGCCCGCACGAGGTGCGGGTCTCCCGCAGCCAGGTGGCGTTCCGCCGTCGCCGCGGCTTCGCGTACCTCTGGCGGCCCGAGCGGTACCTGCGCTCCGACGTGCCGGCGGTCCTGTCGGTGGCTCTCCCCGAGCCGTGGGACTCCCCGCGGTTCAAGGAGTCGGTCCGGCTGGCGCACCTGTGGATGCACCACCTCGAGGTGCTCTCCGCGGCCGAGATCGACGACGAGGTGCGTGGCTGGCTGCGCGCCGCGTACGACGCCGCGGGCTGA
- a CDS encoding nucleotidyltransferase domain-containing protein — translation MGEPELDELITGLAARVAGVGGVVGVMLGGSHARDEQLPGSDVDLGLYYRAPLDVAALGAVVREVAGAGATVSRPGEWGPWVDGGAWLRLAGGAVDLIYRDLDRVRRAWSDARGGRYAFHTQAGHPLGVPDFAYAGEVALGVVLADPTGELSALKAELAEYPPALAVALREGLWEASFLVDVAHKAVARRDTTYVAGCLFRAFLLCAHAIHGHAGRWLVNEKGAITAADRLPGAPEGFSARCHGVLAELGTGTETLEQALDTATVVVRDVVKNVHRRSR, via the coding sequence GTGGGCGAGCCCGAGCTGGACGAGCTGATCACCGGGCTCGCCGCGCGCGTCGCCGGCGTCGGCGGTGTGGTCGGGGTGATGCTCGGGGGCAGTCATGCGCGCGACGAGCAGCTGCCGGGCTCCGACGTCGATCTGGGGCTGTACTACCGCGCCCCCCTCGACGTGGCTGCGCTGGGAGCGGTCGTCCGCGAGGTGGCCGGCGCCGGGGCGACGGTCAGCCGGCCCGGCGAGTGGGGGCCGTGGGTCGACGGCGGCGCGTGGCTCCGCCTCGCCGGCGGCGCCGTGGACCTCATCTACCGTGACCTCGACCGGGTGCGCCGGGCCTGGTCGGACGCGCGCGGGGGCCGGTACGCCTTCCACACCCAGGCCGGCCATCCCCTGGGTGTCCCCGACTTCGCCTACGCGGGGGAGGTGGCGCTCGGCGTCGTGCTCGCCGACCCCACAGGCGAGCTCAGCGCGCTGAAGGCCGAGCTCGCGGAGTACCCGCCGGCCCTCGCCGTCGCCCTGCGCGAGGGGCTGTGGGAGGCGAGCTTCCTCGTCGACGTCGCCCACAAGGCCGTGGCGCGGCGGGACACCACCTACGTGGCGGGCTGTCTCTTCCGGGCGTTCCTCCTCTGCGCGCACGCCATCCACGGCCACGCCGGCCGGTGGCTGGTCAACGAGAAGGGCGCCATCACCGCGGCGGACCGGCTGCCCGGCGCCCCCGAGGGGTTCTCGGCGCGCTGCCACGGCGTCCTCGCCGAGCTCGGCACCGGTACCGAGACGCTCGAGCAGGCCCTCGACACCGCGACCGTGGTCGTCCGCGACGTCGTCAAGAACGTCCACCGCCGCAGCCGGTAG
- a CDS encoding alpha/beta fold hydrolase: protein MDLAHDVTGTGTAVLLLHAGVADRRMWDRQRDVLVAAGLRVVRADLPGFGGTPAAAQDYDEAAEVLGLMDVAVGRGTRFAVVGASYGGSVALALAARWPERVGALVLLCPAADLLEPGPDLRLVWRREAELLQAGDVDGAVALNVATWLGPEAGDDARTLVAAMQRRAFDLQALVGAEPVKVPVDLATVTAATLVLAGGRDLPEFRAVARAVSAAVPGAELVELPWAGHLPTLERPDEAAMAVRDFLIDRMVDAYR from the coding sequence GTGGACCTCGCGCACGACGTGACCGGGACCGGCACCGCCGTCCTCCTCCTGCACGCCGGTGTCGCCGACCGGCGCATGTGGGACCGCCAGCGCGACGTGCTGGTGGCGGCCGGCCTGCGGGTCGTCCGCGCCGACCTGCCCGGGTTCGGCGGGACCCCGGCAGCGGCGCAGGACTACGACGAGGCCGCCGAGGTCCTCGGTCTCATGGACGTGGCCGTGGGGCGGGGCACGCGGTTCGCCGTGGTCGGCGCGTCGTACGGCGGGTCCGTGGCCCTCGCGCTGGCCGCCCGGTGGCCCGAGCGGGTCGGCGCCCTGGTGCTCCTGTGCCCGGCCGCCGACCTCCTCGAGCCCGGACCGGACCTCCGGCTGGTGTGGCGGCGTGAGGCCGAGCTGCTCCAGGCCGGGGACGTCGACGGTGCGGTGGCGCTGAACGTGGCCACCTGGCTCGGGCCGGAGGCCGGCGACGACGCCCGCACCCTCGTCGCGGCGATGCAGCGGCGCGCCTTCGACCTGCAGGCCCTCGTGGGCGCCGAGCCGGTCAAGGTCCCGGTCGACCTCGCCACCGTCACCGCCGCGACCCTCGTCCTCGCCGGCGGCCGTGACCTGCCCGAGTTCCGCGCCGTCGCCCGGGCGGTGAGCGCCGCCGTCCCCGGCGCCGAGCTGGTCGAGCTGCCGTGGGCGGGGCACCTGCCCACGCTGGAGCGGCCGGACGAGGCCGCCATGGCCGTCCGGGACTTCCTCATCGACCGGATGGTCGACGCGTACCGCTGA
- a CDS encoding carboxylate-amine ligase — MRTVGVEEELLLVAPDGSSAMAVAAEALDHADALGLRRTPGDEPGGVIEHEMTRQQLEVDTRPRTGLGALEEEVRALRTRAATVARAAGAEIAALATFPLAAEPLAVAKPRYEAMAARFGETAREYLACGCHVHVGVADREEAVGVLDRVRGWLPPLLALSANSPYWQGRDTDYHSFRSQLMGRWPSAGPPDLYGSAAAYDAAVTAMIGSGVLLDPGMVYFDVRPSHRYPTLEIRAADVCLDPEDTVLVAGLARALVETSAQAWARHEPPPATPTAFLRLQSWQAARDGLSADLVDPRTGRPAPAAEVLAALAAHVAPALEASGDAHLVHRGLDRVLGRGSGATRQREVFARTGSLAHVVRDAVAVTTD; from the coding sequence GTGCGCACCGTGGGGGTGGAGGAGGAGCTGCTGCTCGTCGCGCCCGACGGCAGCTCCGCGATGGCAGTCGCCGCGGAGGCGCTCGACCACGCCGACGCGCTCGGCCTGCGCCGGACCCCCGGCGACGAGCCCGGCGGGGTCATCGAGCACGAGATGACCCGCCAGCAGCTCGAGGTCGACACCAGGCCCCGGACCGGTCTGGGCGCCCTCGAGGAGGAGGTCCGCGCCCTGCGCACCCGCGCCGCGACCGTGGCCCGGGCGGCCGGGGCCGAGATCGCCGCGCTCGCGACGTTCCCACTGGCGGCCGAACCTCTCGCCGTGGCGAAGCCGCGGTACGAGGCCATGGCAGCGCGGTTCGGCGAGACCGCCCGGGAGTACCTCGCCTGCGGCTGCCACGTGCACGTGGGTGTCGCGGACCGGGAGGAGGCGGTGGGCGTCCTGGACCGGGTCCGCGGCTGGCTGCCCCCGCTGCTGGCGCTGAGCGCCAACTCGCCCTACTGGCAGGGCCGCGACACCGACTACCACAGCTTCCGGAGCCAGCTCATGGGTCGCTGGCCCTCGGCCGGCCCGCCGGACCTGTACGGCTCGGCGGCCGCCTACGACGCGGCGGTGACCGCGATGATCGGCTCGGGGGTGCTGCTCGACCCGGGCATGGTCTACTTCGACGTCCGCCCCTCCCACCGCTACCCGACGCTCGAGATCCGGGCCGCGGACGTGTGCCTCGACCCCGAGGACACGGTGCTCGTCGCGGGCCTGGCGCGCGCCCTGGTCGAGACCTCCGCGCAGGCGTGGGCACGCCACGAGCCTCCGCCCGCGACCCCGACGGCGTTCCTGCGGCTGCAGAGCTGGCAGGCCGCCCGCGACGGGCTCTCGGCAGACCTCGTCGACCCGCGCACCGGCCGGCCGGCCCCGGCCGCCGAGGTGCTCGCCGCGCTCGCCGCCCACGTGGCCCCGGCCCTGGAGGCGAGCGGGGACGCGCACCTGGTGCACCGCGGGCTCGACCGGGTGCTCGGCCGTGGGTCCGGGGCCACCCGCCAGCGCGAGGTCTTCGCCCGGACCGGGTCCCTGGCCCACGTCGTCCGCGACGCGGTGGCGGTCACGACCGACTGA
- a CDS encoding RNA polymerase sigma factor → MDERDEAWFDALFHAHAAAVYRYLYRRAPRDAEDLAAEVMTVAWRRRADVPEGAELPWLYRTAGFILANHRRKHTAVPIADASGEVDDGDPADVVVADDEVRAALATLSPRDRRILLLHAWEGVGGEELAAVLGISRGGADAALSRARARLAAAWA, encoded by the coding sequence GTGGACGAGCGGGACGAGGCATGGTTCGACGCGCTGTTCCATGCCCACGCCGCGGCCGTCTACCGCTACCTCTACCGGCGCGCCCCCCGCGACGCCGAGGACCTCGCCGCCGAGGTCATGACGGTGGCCTGGCGCCGCCGGGCCGACGTGCCCGAGGGCGCGGAGCTGCCCTGGCTCTACCGCACCGCGGGCTTCATCCTGGCGAACCACCGGCGCAAGCACACGGCGGTGCCGATCGCCGACGCCTCGGGCGAGGTCGACGACGGCGACCCCGCGGACGTCGTCGTCGCCGACGACGAGGTGCGCGCCGCCCTGGCGACGCTGAGCCCGCGCGACCGCCGCATCCTGCTGCTCCACGCGTGGGAGGGCGTCGGCGGCGAGGAGCTCGCCGCCGTGCTCGGCATCTCCCGGGGCGGCGCGGACGCGGCGCTGTCCCGGGCGCGCGCACGCCTCGCCGCGGCCTGGGCGTGA
- a CDS encoding patatin-like phospholipase family protein: MRRILQLPWRARPEVVGLVLSGAGARSSFQIGALRYLYDEVGITPQVISGTSAGAILGSVLAQAGDHAGQRRALAHLERLWLDMQDDSDMFTELDWYARLRVRGPVLMNAFTRRERRQGPLGRSFTRAASLTSQRLGLGRDTPGGVGPAVPAIGAVTVGTSPAATGSAAPLGGGAAPVGDGAAPVSGGPRAAVAEPAAGSDWNPISVVDVISAIREVGRARPDLEIIVRGAEHARSMYRPGPIVDRLLDPEVFDPARVATSGVTLRVAVVGLESGELRYVTETGRLVDRENEPVPDEPVVDLPEAIRASCAIPAVFPPVRLGSEHYVDGGVRETLPTEVAVEHLGATKVYAVVAPPAGVPRQESYAQKDMLSIVLRSTAGIMSDEELRDEVEYARAVGAVVITPDLDVHDALTIDPGLTAIAMAYGWLRAAEVVEGASPAEEQLTRDIIALRRDAWALEDALLAPPEDDDAAARQRVPWSLGTVRPPDPAPEPDLTELAELKHRLRALVTQAPRRPPGAEEWWRRFEAHPFEISRTPDWTGEEAREGSSRVDR; this comes from the coding sequence ATGCGACGGATCCTGCAGCTGCCCTGGCGCGCCCGGCCCGAGGTCGTCGGCCTCGTCCTCAGCGGCGCCGGCGCCCGGTCGAGCTTCCAGATCGGGGCACTGCGCTACCTCTACGACGAGGTCGGCATCACCCCGCAGGTCATCAGCGGGACCTCGGCAGGCGCGATCCTCGGCTCGGTGCTGGCCCAGGCCGGCGACCACGCCGGCCAACGACGCGCCCTGGCCCACCTCGAGCGCCTGTGGCTGGACATGCAGGACGACTCGGACATGTTCACCGAGCTCGACTGGTACGCCAGGCTCCGGGTGCGAGGCCCGGTCCTCATGAACGCCTTCACGCGCCGCGAGCGCCGGCAGGGGCCGCTCGGCCGGTCCTTCACCCGGGCGGCGTCCCTCACCTCGCAGCGCCTGGGCCTGGGCCGGGACACCCCGGGCGGCGTCGGCCCGGCCGTCCCCGCCATCGGCGCGGTCACCGTCGGCACGTCGCCGGCCGCCACCGGCAGCGCGGCGCCCTTGGGTGGCGGCGCGGCGCCCGTGGGTGACGGCGCGGCGCCCGTGAGTGGCGGCCCGCGTGCCGCCGTGGCCGAGCCCGCGGCGGGCAGCGACTGGAACCCGATCAGCGTCGTCGACGTCATCTCCGCCATCCGCGAGGTGGGCCGGGCCCGGCCGGACCTGGAGATCATCGTCCGCGGTGCCGAGCACGCCCGGTCCATGTACCGGCCCGGACCGATCGTGGACCGGCTGCTCGACCCCGAGGTGTTCGACCCGGCTCGGGTGGCGACGTCGGGGGTCACCCTGCGGGTCGCCGTCGTGGGGCTCGAGTCCGGCGAGCTGCGCTACGTCACCGAGACGGGCCGGCTCGTGGACCGGGAGAACGAGCCGGTGCCGGACGAGCCCGTCGTGGACCTCCCCGAGGCGATCCGCGCCTCGTGCGCGATCCCTGCGGTCTTCCCCCCTGTCCGGCTGGGCTCGGAGCACTACGTCGACGGCGGGGTGCGCGAGACCCTGCCCACGGAGGTCGCCGTCGAGCACCTCGGCGCGACGAAGGTCTACGCCGTCGTCGCCCCGCCCGCGGGCGTGCCGCGCCAGGAGAGCTACGCCCAGAAGGACATGCTCTCCATCGTGCTGCGCTCGACCGCGGGGATCATGTCCGACGAGGAGCTGCGCGACGAGGTCGAGTACGCCCGGGCGGTGGGCGCCGTCGTCATCACCCCCGACCTCGACGTCCACGACGCCCTGACCATCGACCCCGGGCTCACCGCGATCGCGATGGCCTACGGGTGGCTGCGCGCCGCCGAGGTCGTCGAGGGGGCGTCGCCCGCGGAGGAGCAGCTCACGCGGGACATCATCGCGCTGCGCCGGGACGCGTGGGCGCTCGAGGACGCGCTGCTCGCCCCGCCCGAGGACGACGACGCCGCGGCCCGGCAGCGCGTGCCGTGGAGCCTGGGGACCGTGCGCCCGCCCGACCCCGCCCCCGAGCCCGACCTCACCGAGCTCGCCGAGCTCAAGCACCGGCTGCGGGCGCTGGTCACCCAGGCGCCACGCCGCCCGCCCGGCGCCGAGGAGTGGTGGCGCAGGTTCGAGGCGCACCCGTTCGAGATCAGCCGGACGCCGGACTGGACCGGCGAAGAAGCTCGCGAAGGGTCGTCGCGGGTCGACCGGTGA
- a CDS encoding SDR family oxidoreductase translates to MSRPVAADGAGAVRAAGGRIAVTGSTGRLGGRVARRLADAGVDQLLVVRDPARAPELPRTEVRAATYGDHGAARAALDGVETLFMVSASESPDRETEHRTFVDAAVAAGVRRVVYTSYFGAAPDATFAHARLHHATEQHLRASGVATVILRDNLYADFLPLLAGDDGVIRGPAGQGRVSAVALDDVADAAVAVLRDPARHDGATYELTGPEALTLGEVAADLTAAGRPVRYHDETLEEAYASRAHLGAPRWEVDAWVSTYTAIAAGEMERVSDDVTRLTGRPATTLRELLRRSSPASG, encoded by the coding sequence GTGAGTCGCCCCGTGGCTGCCGACGGCGCAGGTGCCGTCCGCGCCGCCGGCGGGCGGATCGCGGTCACCGGCTCGACCGGCCGGCTCGGCGGGCGGGTCGCCCGGCGGCTCGCCGACGCCGGGGTGGACCAGCTGCTCGTGGTCCGCGACCCCGCGCGCGCCCCGGAGCTGCCCCGTACCGAGGTCCGTGCGGCCACCTACGGCGACCACGGGGCGGCCCGGGCCGCGCTCGACGGCGTCGAGACCCTCTTCATGGTCTCGGCGTCGGAGTCCCCCGACCGGGAGACGGAGCACCGGACCTTCGTCGACGCGGCGGTGGCGGCCGGCGTCCGGCGGGTGGTCTACACGTCGTACTTCGGCGCCGCGCCCGACGCGACCTTCGCCCACGCGCGCCTCCACCACGCGACGGAGCAGCACCTGAGGGCGAGCGGCGTCGCGACGGTCATCCTGCGTGACAACCTCTACGCCGACTTCCTGCCGCTCCTGGCCGGCGACGACGGGGTGATCCGCGGCCCGGCCGGTCAGGGCCGGGTGTCCGCCGTCGCCCTGGACGACGTGGCGGACGCCGCCGTCGCCGTGCTCCGCGACCCCGCCCGGCACGACGGCGCGACCTACGAGCTCACGGGCCCCGAGGCCCTCACCCTGGGCGAGGTCGCCGCCGATCTCACCGCTGCCGGCCGGCCCGTGCGGTACCACGACGAGACGCTCGAGGAGGCGTACGCCTCCCGGGCCCACCTGGGCGCACCGCGGTGGGAGGTGGACGCCTGGGTCAGCACCTACACGGCCATCGCGGCCGGGGAGATGGAGCGGGTCAGCGACGACGTCACCCGGCTCACCGGTCGACCCGCGACGACCCTTCGCGAGCTTCTTCGCCGGTCCAGTCCGGCGTCCGGCTGA